The following nucleotide sequence is from Diospyros lotus cultivar Yz01 chromosome 3, ASM1463336v1, whole genome shotgun sequence.
AGTTTGTAATTCTATTTCTTTGTCGGTTTCTACTTCATGTTAGGCAAGAAAACCTTAATTTTGGTGAACAAGGAAAacaatctataaataggatgcTTAGCTTGTTATTCAAGATGTGCAAATTAGTTGTGAGAGATCAATAAGAATTAGGAATTTGGTGTAATTAGGATTTggatttaaagataaaatattgagttttgtagttataaattttactacatggtaatattttttttctgtcGTCTTGAAGGCTGTGGTTTttctttttagggtttttcatctaaaaatctCTTTTGTTTGAGTGTtattggattttttattttttatcttattttttcaacAAGTGATATCAGAAATTTGGTTATCAATCACTTAGTGCGCAAAAGATATGTCAAGCATGataaagtttgattttgaaaagttcGATAGGAAGATCAATTTTAGCTTGTGGCAAATACAAGTCAAGAATATCTTGATTCAATATAGGTTACACAAAGTATTAGAGGACAAACCAACTCttgaaggttttgaaaaatctgGTAAAGTGATCTGCTGAAAATGCAAACAATCTAATCATGTGAAAAGGGATTATCACACTAATAGAACAAGTTTGGCAAAAGACTCAAAAAATTGTGATATTTGAAAGTTCGTCTCTCAACTTTGTAAGAGATAAAGAAGTCTTCTAAAGAGATGGATACATCTTCATGAAAGAGGATATGATACTTCTAACGGGTCCACAAGTTTGTACACGAGCATTGACTCGGCGATGATGCAAGCTGTGTGGTGGAAAGGATGTCGATGGTTGAAGAGTTCCCAAGAAAGCCAAGCATGGGGTTGCACCATAGTTTTTCAGTAATATACTTTTCAACATTGTGCCGTGAAAATCTTAAAGCGGTATGTGCCTAAATAGTTGTACATTTTATGGTTGGTTACGCTAATCTTAGTGATAGAGGTCATGGTGATTATCAATAATAGATAGTCATGATTATCATCGAATAATGGACAAATGTTTTTAGGGATTATCGCTGAGGTTGTGGTTTGTtggattttcaaccaaaaatcctaattagtCTTGAAGATTTCCTTATAAGTTTCTTTCCTATTCTTAATTGGTTTCTTGTTTAATTTGTAATTCTATTTTCTAGTCAGtgtttttttcatgttagaCAAAAAAAACTTTAGTCTTGATGAACAAGAAAAAcaatctataaataagatgtTTGATTTGTTATTCAATGTGTATAAATTACTTGTGGGAGTTAGGAATTGAGTGTAATTGAGATTTGAATTTAGAAAGAGAATGTTGAATTTTATAGTTATAAACTTTACtatatagtgatatttttttttttattatcttgaaagctgtgatttttctttttaggatttttttacGTAAAAATTTCTTATATCCGAGTGTGGTtggatcttttatttttttatcttatgtttcaacaaaatcaattaGAAGTTCCTGGATAACACACGAGCCTCACGTACGTTGATAATTCATAAAACTTAAAGAGAGTAGGATCGATGTCTAGAGTTTTTCACCTTGTTTGAAGTTTGTTACCCATTGAATGCTTCCAAGAATATTCCTTGATTTATCGATAGTTTCTAATGTCTCAGTAATCCTTAATTCTTTGTTCACTAATCAAGAATATTCTTTATACTTGATAAATAGATACTATATACTACTAGTCCGTTCTCAAAGCAACCTCTCATCCAAACATAGTGTTAGAGAGATCTCCCTCCCTCGTTGGCAACTAAATGGGTGGTGCTTAACACAAAGATTCATGCTGACTAAATAGTTCTATGTTCGAAATATAAAACCAATAAATgggctaaatttatatttttgattctatatttttttatgtgaatattgaatttttttattattttaattacactattaaatttgattttcaattcaatttaatccttatactttaattttttttttcatatgacaactcaaaatttttattatttcaattacacttttgaatttatattttcaaatcaatttactCCTTGtacttttatatgtaaaaaattaaagataaggtgagataataaaatatacatcacattcatatcaaaatacagaaattaaattgactcaaaaaacTTAGTCTAagaatgtaatcaaaataataaaaaattcgagttgtcatataaaaaaaatatctaagtataaaaattaaattaattagaaaatgCAAGTCAGTGAAACAACGAAAAGTTTAAATAATCACAAGtacaaaagtaaaaatataaatttgatcaaTAAATAGTTATGTGATTTAACTGATAACTCGCcctttataataaatataaaattatacattcaaacattttcatattttttaagtaataaatTCACGTCTCAATGCCATGCGATTGACCACATCAAATATAAGAGATTATTGCAATCTGAGGACTATCAGGCTCTGTTTGAAACTATTTTTTTGAGATGTAATTTTGGGTGGATACGACACTTATGGAATGGAGGGAGGCAGTATATTATCTACCAGAGGAATAGTGAACACATGCGGCGGTGACCCACCTGGTCATGGGGGGgctatctatttattttatatgtgcaGGTGAGAGGATGATCCCCATGAAGCCATTCCTTTGCTGAGCCAGCCCAGCACAATTGAACATTGGAAACTTTATGACTCTGCCACTAAGCAGACGTTAATTCTTAATGGACTCTACTTAAAAGAATAGATATACTTAACAAATTAAATTGGTTGTCTTGTGACCTTTTAGTGCGGCCTCAACTCTTTTAAGTCCAAGGCCTTGTTTGTCGGCCTGCTACCCACTTGATTCCCAGCCCAAACTGAGCCCAAATCCACTcatcaaaaatacataattatatattattatgccTATACGAATACGAAAGGGTGATGGTATAGGTACCGGGCATCCGTCGGTCCATTTTGGCATGTGAGCTCGGCTTGGGGCCGGTGACGCCCTTCCGCGGCCTTGCCGCTCGGCTAGTCAATACATGTGCCCAGCCACGTGCCGCTACTCGTGGGAGCGTATTGGGACTCTGTCGAGTCCGAAGCTTTGGACTTTTTCGCAGCTGATTTCTTGGACTCTTCGAATATCTCGTTTTAATAACTcactcattctctctttttattCAATCCTACTCTGAGATCGCTGCAATCGTGTTCCCCGCCGGACCCACCCTCCCGTTCTCGTCGTCGCAACACGACGGCTGTCCAATCTCATCAACCCAACAGAATCACGTTCACGAGCATAATACATCCATCCGATCAGCAGATATGGTTGCTGTAGGTTTTGTACAACTTGATTTCTCGATGAAACACAGATTAAATGCGATATAcagtaaatcaaaattttaaattagaaaagtaTAAATGCAAGACATAGCGATATACGtattcggatcaatagatcctactcacaaCAAAGACTCCGCCTTTAatcaatccactagatctcaagtttacaaaCGATTACAAGATCATGAAcagaaaaatagaaacagtattacaatacaactgaaaaacagaatcgaaaaacaacaaaattaaggTAGATCTGTTCTATACCGATCTCACGATCAAGGCAAAAGTCTATTCTATCAGTCAACaacctctcacgcctcaggcgttTAAAACACATAGAGATTAAACAATAACCGTTCTTACCGTCAGATCTTACCATGGAAGCAACCAAAGAATCGATTGAAACATAGATCAAAACGAAGGATTCACAAAAagtgtctcgcttcaagaatcgtcgacttagggttttcagagagagagagcacaaaaCAAAAATCAGAAAGTTCTGGAGATTAGGGCATCAAGCTGCCCTTTTATAGCAACGCCAACATGGGTTATCAGGAATGGGCTCGGCCAGCAGCACAAGAGGCAACACGAAAATAATATGGGCTCGGCCCATATAAACACAACAGCCCAAAGATATTAATAACATgcagcaaatatatatattaacatcatatatataacaatatataatgagacatatttatatttaaatgaaacaaatataaaatgcatCTCAGCAACATGTAACAGCATGCCAGAAATCTGATAAAaccattttgaatcacataatatCAACAGTTGCAAATATGGTTGCATAATACGTTCGCCTGGGCCGTTCGTCATACTGTTCTTGACCAATCTGCATTTGGCGtagtatatatatgagaaagatTAGATGGATGTGTTTTGATGAAATGgatgtttgttaatcaatataAGAGAGATAAAAtgtcaaatatgaaaaatattttgaatgtttagtCTTGCTaacgtatttgttaaatttatcttatcatttttagaaaaatctcacgtgacctcttatctccccctttcaagataaatttatccgacctctcttctcagataaatttatttgactctttcaagataagactCAATTACTTATATACCTCTTATAGGatagttaatgtcatttaatacattttaaatatttaaatttattaaaaaacttatttatttaagtcttataattaatattatttaatacatttttaaattgttatatgttttgataatttttaaaatttaaatgacattattcatttcattgatttttaaaatttaaatttctctctatatatatatatatatatattttattaaccaatataattcatttcaccaatttttaaattattttatttaattttatattttattatctattatgaaaatatgttttgaccatttttaattatctaggtggaattattgtaattctaataataattatttatacttttcaactccttttaaatttatttttgaacatgaatttaaaaaatatattttttttatttttttgacaattcatattaaccataaaatagtattttaatcataaatttaataatgggaatattttgataaaaaaaactcttatcttgacacttatcatatgcattaacaaatacataaaaagaaaaaaaatacaattatcaatagatttcaaaaaatttaacaaacactctgatagaaattttggaatgctttacaaccttatcttgattattccaTATTTTGATCTGGAATGTATTACAAGCTTATCTCGATATCtcttatcttgttcattttaacaaacgctccctaaggaaaatattatttgtacaaataattaGATTACTGAAAGAATTATCAAAgacatcaaataataaaaataatcttatcTAATTTGTCATTGTCCTCTAGACGAAGCCCGACCAGACTTCTCTCATCCACGATATCTTAATGATCGATGATGAAATTTAATctctaaaattcaatttaatcatcaaaattgtCATTTTATCCATATAAGTAAGGGATTTCTTTCATTAATTTCACGTGTTAAGTTTGATATAAAAGAAACCTATgttgcatgaaaataaaaatggaaaatgttttcgaaaggaaatgaaaacgtgaaaatgaatatttttttaaaaaaatagatataaatagagtctaaaatgagaataaaaaaCGTTTAAAAAATAGACACCTTAagggaaaaataatagaaaggaattatttttgaacacttttttcattttttaagggaaaaataatagaaaaaaactCATAAGCATATCGTAAATGACATTGATgcccttaatttatttcctttttttttccttccaggggtagaattgaaattttgttgatATTAAAAAGAATCCGACGACGTCGAGTCATAGCTACATATGCCTACGCCTGCGGACAAAGCTGGAGGGGGTAAGTTGCTAGTAGACATCCTATGGGAAATGGACACGTGTCAGATGACCAGCTTTTACATTTTCACTTTGCTTTCGGGGCGGAAAAAAAGCAGGTATTAACAACGCAATCATCGGTGATATGGGTCAACTGTTTAGGCAGGCAGGCGGGCGGGCGCACAGGTCAACTCCGCTGACggattttgaattaaagaagatgCCTGCGTGGACGGGGGAAAGCCATAATCCATCATTTCAGTGTTTCTAATCTTAATCGTAtcttatgtttataattaaatatttataatgatgATTTTAAGAGcgtaagtatttttattattattttattattatgatctATCTGTATAGATttgaataataaagagaatgGAGGGTGGAAGGAAGGGAGGAAGCGGAATAAGCAAATGTTTGGGTAGCGGGTTGTCGGCGGCATCCTTGTTTGAATCTCCGCCCTCCCTAAAGCTCGTTTCACACTCTACCCAGCCCTCGCCTTCCGCACGTGACtttccctttctccatcttatttattatttacgtTAATGCCAAATAAAAATCTCAATCACAATTATAGGTTTTCATTaggcttcaatttatttatcttttttaaatttataatttaagatACTTAATCTCctctttgtaattttatttttcaccaaaTTAAACCCCactttatttttagtaaaaacTTATTTCTACATactaggaaaagaaaatggctataatataataattaccttaaaacaattatgaataattctattattaaaaataaaattacccaaTTTACCTTTTAATCGGAGGGACTGACATCAATTGataatttaagagaaaatatgataaaatatatataactattaatctaaaaggaaaataagaaaattccaACTTGTCATTTTAATGATCATTTTGTGATTATTCATATATTCCAATTACACATAAGCACCATTTCACTTGCTTGACCTTTAAGAGAAATAACTACTACTCGTGACATGTTTGTTCATAGCATCACCATAactattttttacttaaatgtCAGGGGCCCACACAAAAGGAATATTCACGTACCTTTTCTAACCATGTACTCCTTTGTAGCATCACTCTCCTAGATAATAGAGCACTTATCCCGGGCATTCATCTCTCTCATTCCTATTTCATCTTTCTACCGTGTGTTTAAGTTCACCAATTGTTTATTTGAAAAACTCACATATATTGATTTCCCCCCCCCCGGAGGAACGAGTTTTCTCCTATACAATACAACAGCTTGTCACTTTCTCTCGACTTGCAGATTATCTCGATTTATTTTCCTAACTCTATTTTAGCTTGAGCTTCctacattataaattttaatttttatattttaaacaataacaatagtatttgaaaattcaatcaaaaattgtatttacaaaagaaaaaaaataagaaattatgtgtttttaaaaattcaatcaaaaagcatatttattaaagacaaaaataaaaaaatcaaaactttcacaattcaaaaataatttacttttgagatttaaaaatgaattgaatttcGAGTTAATTATGGACTGGTTGATTTTTGCACTCTTTTAGACATAAACTATAATTTTGATTAGATTTAGAGAGTGGTTAGagttaatagttatatatattttttaaatatttcctCTCAAATCAATTATCGATTAACCCCACTTTCTTTCGCTTAAAAGTAAATTtggtatatttatttttattacaacaataacaacatattcagcctttatcccactatgtagggtcgactacatgaattctagattttcatgtatttttattttttgtcatatttttatttaggcACATacactttatattaaattttaatgcctctctcaaaaatttattgagtttgtctctacttttttttttaattaattgttctatttcatcgATTATTTTCACAGAgcttctcttggtcttcttttcacataaccaaaccatcttagtctagtatCTTTTATCTTTTCCTCGATTGGCATACTTctacctcatttctaattttatattttcttgtatgacTGCATATCCAttttagcatcctcatctcttTTACGCTCGTCTTTTGTTCGTGCTGATAtttgactacccaacattctgaaTTATataacaaaactggtcttataactattctatagaatttttttttcagttttaatggaattttaccatcacataacactcccgatacatttcttcattttagccaatctgccttaattctatacgtaacattctcgtgaatttctccatattTTTTAATCGCTGAtctcaaatatcaaaaatgatattttctttatatgatttggtattttctttatatatttatttttaattaatttataaaaataaaattatgtgtaaTTGTCATTTTAAGGATAAAAAATTAAGGTCTTAAATAGGCCAGTAcctgtaaattaatttttttaaaaccatTCAGTAGTttaatagaaatataattaaaacccATTAAAATTAAACTCGGAGATCCAACTCTCCTGTTACAAAGTTTGTAAATattgcatataataataataataataataataataataataataataataaaccaaTCTATTTAATCTACATCTAAGTAAGTAGTAAATCTTCATCAATTCCCCCAAGAGACAACTTTGAGTTTGACATTACACATggatattatgatttttatattatattattatttattgataataaaatagCCAAATAGGATCTGGAAGAGTTGAATGTTGAAGTgttagtattaattaattaattaattaatcccgTAAAGAGAGAGTATTTTAGATATATAGTTAAACTtaattgctaaatttaaaacaCATCATTATCCAACTCATTGTGGAATTAAAGTGGTACAGTGCGGTGCTCACGTGAAATGGAAATGGTTTTTACAGAGATGGTTTGCAACTCTGAATTTGAAAAAGGCCACTGAAAAATTGTCCCGAATTTAGCAAGTTTTGGTTTCGTTGGACGACTTTTGTCAAAGtcatctccctccctccctttctctctctctggggCTTGAAACATGTTTGAGGAGACAGCTCCTAATATTCaaacaaatggagaaagagctgtttgttttgtttttaaagcCTTTGCAGTGACCCGTCTCGGGAAACAATCCCGGCTCCTCTCCTCCTCATGTGATCTGTGAACCCCTTCATAAAGGCTTCCTCCGCGGAACATTACATTACATTCCCTCAGTTGGGGTTtctattcttctctattctgtTCTGTTCTTTTTATGCAGAGCAGCCATGGCGGTCTCCTCCAGTTCCAGGCCCAGAACCACCGACCTCCAATTGATGAATAGAATGAAAGAGAAAGATCGAGACACCAGCCCCGAACGTACCAAGGTCTGGTCCGAACCCCCCAGTAAGCTTCGAACCGACCGGAAAGTCCCCGTCGTTTACTACCTCTGCCGCAACGGCCAGCTCGAGCACCCTCACTTCATGGAGGTCCCCCTCTCCTCCCCCGAAGGTCTCTATCTCAGAGGTTAGTCGCTAAAACTGTCGTTTCTTGCACAATTTCACGGTAACCAAACAGGGCTCTGGTTTTGATTCTTATCTCTCACCTTCTGCAGATGTTATCGACCGCTTGAATTTCCTCCGTGGTAAAGGCATGGCTGCGATGTACTCCTGGTCTTCCAAGCGGTACATGCTCACTTCCGTTTCAGCTTAATACGATTCCGTTAATGGAAATTAGTTTCATTGCTGGTTGTGATTTTTCATTCAGGAGCTACAAGAACGGATTTGTGTGGCACGATTTGTCCGACGACGATTTCATTTATCCCGCCCATGGCCAAGAATACGTCCTTAAAGGATCGGAGCTTCTTGACGGCGCATTGATATGCAAATCCGACGACACCGTGACAACGTCTTCAAGTTTCAGGAAGCCGCCCCCGGAGAGCCCAAAACCAGGCAACGACGGCGACTTCCCGGCGTTGACGCGGCGAAGGAACCAGTCCTGGAGCGCGACCGATTTCAAAGACTACAAGGTCTATAAGGCCGAGCTGGCCGGCCGGGCCGCCGCCGACGCGGCCACTCAGACGGACGACCGACGGCGCCGGCGACGACCGATAAGAgaagtagaggaagaagaagaagacggcg
It contains:
- the LOC127798238 gene encoding protein SOSEKI 5 — protein: MAVSSSSRPRTTDLQLMNRMKEKDRDTSPERTKVWSEPPSKLRTDRKVPVVYYLCRNGQLEHPHFMEVPLSSPEGLYLRDVIDRLNFLRGKGMAAMYSWSSKRSYKNGFVWHDLSDDDFIYPAHGQEYVLKGSELLDGALICKSDDTVTTSSSFRKPPPESPKPGNDGDFPALTRRRNQSWSATDFKDYKVYKAELAGRAAADAATQTDDRRRRRRPIREVEEEEEDGDKEEENRKEQCEENQQQSTELSRDEISPPPSDSSPETLESLMKADGRVILCPGAMNEDRTVDKHPSGRLKASSVLMQLISCGSISFKDCGPTYVKEAGPGFSLVSHYKARLPRGGGANQDQVEKEAGEATVEIPNFSGRIKVRVEDKEYFSGSLIETKRDQVPTLKRSSSYNSDRTSHLETREKVMDGARAKCMQRKPKTKGEGNHNEAASRGTTTIRRKAVVQS